In the genome of Cryptomeria japonica chromosome 8, Sugi_1.0, whole genome shotgun sequence, one region contains:
- the LOC131069289 gene encoding auxin-induced protein 15A-like has translation MKSLAKQLQKLGQKTQIRKSSVWLRCGRKSMESSSAPRGCLPIYVGNEGYRFIVDIHFLSHPLFEELLQLSAEELGYSHKGGLKVACSIRLFEHLLRLINTRNPAAHYLQISDLLQQFSC, from the coding sequence ATGAAGAGTTTGGCAAAGCAGTTGCAGAAATTGGGTCAGAAAACCCAAATCAGAAAGTCTTCTGTTTGGTTAAGATGTGGAAGAAAATCCATGGAGTCCTCAAGTGCTCCTCGTGGATGTTTGCCCATCTATGTGGGCAATGAGGGGTATCGTTTTATTGTGGATATACATTTTTTGAGTCACCCACTGTTTGAGGAGCTCTTACAGTTGTCTGCAGAGGAGTTGGGATATTCACATAAGGGTGGTCTAAAAGTGGCTTGTAGCATTCGCTTGTTTGAACATCTACTCAGGCTTATCAACACTAGAAATCCTGCTGCCCATTATCTGCAAATAAGCGATCTATTACAACAGTTCTCTTGCTGA